A window of the Lolium perenne isolate Kyuss_39 chromosome 7, Kyuss_2.0, whole genome shotgun sequence genome harbors these coding sequences:
- the LOC127315392 gene encoding ACT domain-containing protein ACR5-like, which produces MLGTTNELGATNELGEQLLSHVSDADRLACGGKEKKRKHGVLMEAEDALSDHGVCVRKRYVSSDNDRWTSSTSPTPRAARSTSRQAARTPRVRSLRRRLGHQRVAEGVRPAGQGEEALRARARRGDRPGLLSEVFALHHLRCGTIDARMWTHGGRVAALVCVREEDTGASIHEPVRIRRMESRLRHVLRGGARGARTILVDAATVGNLDRRFHQLLNGDGEADNAA; this is translated from the exons ATGCTGGGGACTACCAACGAGCTGGGGGCTACCAACGAGCTGGGGGAGCAGCTGCTGAGCCACGTGAGCGATGCAGACCGA CTCGCATGTGGggggaaagaaaagaaaagaaagcacGGCGTGCTGATGGAGGCGGAGGACGCCCTCTCCGACCACGGCGTCTGCGTCCGGAAGCGCTACGTCTCCTCCGACAACGACCGTTGGACATCCTCCACGTCGCCGACGCCGCGGGCCGCAAGGTCGACGAGCCGACAGGCTGCTCGCACGCCTCGAGTCCGctctctccgccgccgcctcggccACCAACGCGTTGCCGAGGGCGTGCGACCCGCCGGCCAAGGAGAGGAGGCTCTGCGTGCTCGAGCTCGTCGGGGCGACCGCCCGGGCCTCCTATCCGAGGTATTCGCCCTGCACCACCTGCGCTGCGGCACCATTGACGCCAGGATGTGGACGCACGGTGGCCGCGTCGCCGCGCTAGTCTGCGTCCGCGAAGAGGACACTGGCGCGTCCATCCACGAGCCGGTCCGGATCAGGCGCATGGAGTCCCGCCTCCGGCACGTCCTCCGCGGTGGCGCGCGCGGCGCCAGGACGATCTTGGTTGACGCGGCGACGGTGGGCAACCTGGACCGGCGGTTTCACCAGCTGCTGAACGGGGACGGGGAGGCCG ATAACGCGGCCTGA